The Oncorhynchus tshawytscha isolate Ot180627B linkage group LG18, Otsh_v2.0, whole genome shotgun sequence genome has a window encoding:
- the LOC112218089 gene encoding serine/threonine-protein kinase MRCK alpha-like, with product MDVCVQRSLEESLATEAYERRIRRLEQEKTELSRKLQESTQTVQALQHASGEGPAPVPSNKEVEIRSLKTEIFALSLWGIVCRLREQFNPF from the exons ATGGATGTATGTGTCCAGCGCAGTCTGGAGGAGAGTCTGGCCACCGAGGCCTACGAGAGGAGGATACGACGCCTGGAGCAGGAGAAGACTGAGCTCAGCCGCAAGCTGcaag AGTCCACCCAGACAGTCCAGGCCCTGCAGCACGCGTCAGGAGAAGGACCAGCACCCGTCCCCTCTAACAAGGAGGTGGAGATCAGGAGTCTGAAGACTgagatttttgctttgtcattgtggggtattgtgtgtagattgagagaacaatttaatccattttag